In one window of Pseudomonas sp. IAC-BECa141 DNA:
- a CDS encoding SpvB/TcaC N-terminal domain-containing protein, with amino-acid sequence MTPDADALVTPPSISKTASIATNGRSWSETGATGQRSYTLPLPILKARTLTPELQLVYEGNAGNGKYGLGWDLPLPAISRKTSKGVPKYAGADVMQADGTDLRPELTASGRIKATRRTRGIGKNTRKFSVVRYIPRLESTFNRYELWTPADGNPFWVVSRADGSQHCYGNSPESCIYDPEDPTRIAVWLLVEIRNAVGENICFEYKSDDTDADPRFDYRAQRYLRQVCYCNKAASTGLLCLEHPNPQDLEWLFRLIVCYGERATGLEELPTFEPVRVWPARSDPFRMHRFGFEVGTRRLCRQFLLFNHTGPAPVLVNRLLLEHESTPLLYNHLKAAHYMSFDATGRVKHMPPLEYFYEALILDTTPKPFLQLDHMRGLNDGQPYHCVDLYGDFLCQYDGAWYYREPLRGAPGTDEIVYGSWTLLPLIPNADSNKQVVQILTDLTGDGRLDWVVAQPGGSGYYTLNPDGTWSLFKPFSQFPVEFFHHLAQMGDWSGAGLDDLALIGPNSVRVYANVREKGFMPGKEIPHTPDRLPLFGNARTELVMFGNLHASDLSGLCRVRHDSIETWANLGHGRFGKGIAISALPFEYQHFNADHIRFADLDGSGAPALIRLCSDHFEIYWNYGGNAFEQVPLIVDWPTGIRYDNLCQVTFADLRGLGCASLLLTKPHMTPQHWVYHFVSERPYLLTGCNNNMGYGATLKHRSSAQFWLDEKRLELMARRRPVCLLPFPQMVLHWLRQDDEITGNYLMQFHEYFEGYYDGYEREFRGFGKVCQTDSDLEPGKAESGHTAPMRVTHWFHTGRSIDLVLSGICELDDENTPLGSTVISTFDAKNRKERVRTQHTADDHREIAYALAGSPLRSEVCQADDPAPARLFSLSEFRYRVRVVNDNPSSLLVLELETRTHQYERFMDDPNCQHTINQELNEYGQLTRSVTVACARRRTELDKPPFDREDQLRAWVDSHDEQQQFFYLSETLAAYLQLTTDGHWLLGLPWRQRSNAMKLPKGALPGGLQAADISFENFERYKDSAEWTTARELTSLLQHTYLESGGKMLYPPLAGPTEQAVFDKKALVAYDGVPIVIRDELTKIGYTPMKLFFPEDPEEDLLQNLWSAQSGFFTYASASGFYHVTEVQQTASHGVTHITWDADHLLTIAITLPDGCATSVKYDMHTLLPQSITDPNENIQEVLYEPGGQPIAHSFHGTEEGLPAGFQPLAAYPPQSDLSVEYALAHPKTVVASAASAVRTELFSWMPVLSRQTLSQKRKEWVSNGLILPDGHIRASALRWLNQRKKRTASEQALLGIIHTAPRQPVHSLSLVADRYHTDPLQQIQMTISYTDGFGRELQSKQLVPPGDALVATPEDDLVTGADGKPVEMPAIQRWRVQGRVEYNHNGETIRVYRPYFLNTHRCINDSAMRKHGYHDQMFYDALGRPIQTINALDYLAFDILHPWFKLSYDFNDTDDTPPSKPAKVPFKQPVRRLKKAK; translated from the coding sequence ATGACCCCGGATGCAGATGCGCTCGTCACTCCTCCCTCCATTTCCAAGACTGCGTCCATTGCGACGAATGGACGCAGTTGGAGTGAGACGGGTGCGACCGGGCAGCGCTCTTACACCCTGCCCCTCCCGATCCTGAAGGCGCGCACGCTCACTCCCGAGTTGCAGCTTGTCTACGAGGGGAACGCGGGCAACGGCAAGTACGGGCTCGGCTGGGATCTGCCGCTGCCCGCGATCTCGCGCAAGACCAGCAAGGGCGTGCCGAAGTACGCAGGCGCCGATGTCATGCAGGCCGACGGCACCGACCTGCGGCCCGAACTGACGGCCAGTGGCAGGATCAAGGCAACCCGGCGCACTCGAGGAATAGGCAAGAACACCAGAAAATTCTCCGTAGTGCGCTACATCCCTCGCCTGGAAAGCACGTTCAACCGCTACGAACTCTGGACACCTGCCGACGGCAACCCTTTCTGGGTGGTGTCCCGTGCCGACGGCTCGCAACATTGCTACGGCAACTCGCCGGAATCATGCATTTACGACCCTGAAGATCCAACCCGTATTGCCGTGTGGCTGCTGGTGGAAATCAGGAACGCCGTCGGGGAAAACATCTGCTTCGAATACAAATCCGACGACACCGACGCCGACCCACGCTTTGACTATCGGGCCCAGCGCTACCTGCGTCAGGTCTGCTACTGCAACAAGGCCGCCAGCACCGGGCTGCTATGTCTCGAACACCCGAACCCGCAGGATCTGGAATGGTTGTTCAGATTGATCGTCTGCTACGGCGAACGTGCCACCGGGCTGGAGGAGCTACCGACATTTGAACCCGTTCGTGTGTGGCCAGCACGCAGCGACCCTTTTCGCATGCATCGCTTCGGGTTCGAGGTGGGCACCCGGCGCCTGTGCAGGCAGTTTCTGTTGTTCAACCACACAGGTCCCGCTCCGGTGCTGGTCAATCGCCTGCTGCTGGAACACGAATCCACACCACTGCTGTACAACCATCTGAAAGCCGCGCACTACATGAGTTTCGACGCTACAGGTCGCGTCAAGCACATGCCGCCCCTCGAATATTTCTATGAAGCACTGATACTCGACACTACCCCCAAACCCTTCCTGCAACTCGATCACATGCGCGGCCTCAACGACGGCCAGCCCTACCATTGCGTCGATCTTTACGGCGATTTTCTCTGCCAGTACGACGGCGCCTGGTACTACCGCGAGCCCTTGCGGGGCGCGCCTGGTACAGACGAAATCGTCTACGGTTCCTGGACACTGCTACCGCTGATTCCGAACGCCGACAGCAACAAGCAGGTGGTGCAGATTCTCACCGACCTCACCGGTGACGGGCGTCTGGACTGGGTCGTCGCGCAACCCGGAGGCAGCGGGTATTACACGCTCAATCCGGATGGCACCTGGTCGTTGTTCAAACCTTTCAGCCAGTTCCCCGTGGAGTTTTTCCACCATCTGGCCCAGATGGGCGACTGGAGCGGCGCCGGTCTGGACGACCTCGCTCTGATCGGCCCGAACAGCGTAAGGGTGTATGCCAATGTGCGGGAGAAAGGATTCATGCCCGGCAAGGAGATACCGCATACACCGGATCGCTTGCCGCTGTTCGGCAACGCCCGCACCGAACTGGTGATGTTTGGCAACCTGCACGCCAGTGACCTCTCGGGACTGTGCAGAGTCCGCCACGACAGTATCGAAACCTGGGCGAATCTGGGGCATGGCCGATTCGGCAAAGGTATTGCGATCAGCGCGCTGCCTTTTGAGTATCAGCATTTCAACGCCGATCACATTCGCTTCGCCGACCTCGACGGCTCCGGTGCACCGGCGCTGATCCGTCTGTGCTCCGATCATTTCGAGATCTACTGGAATTACGGGGGCAATGCCTTTGAGCAAGTCCCGCTCATCGTCGACTGGCCCACCGGCATTCGCTACGACAACCTCTGCCAGGTAACCTTCGCCGACCTGCGAGGCCTGGGCTGCGCCAGCCTGCTGTTGACCAAACCGCACATGACGCCGCAGCACTGGGTTTATCACTTCGTCAGTGAACGGCCCTATCTGCTTACCGGCTGCAACAACAACATGGGCTACGGCGCAACCCTGAAACATCGCAGCAGTGCGCAATTCTGGCTGGATGAAAAACGTCTGGAACTGATGGCGCGCCGGCGTCCGGTCTGCCTTCTGCCCTTTCCCCAAATGGTGCTTCACTGGTTGCGCCAGGACGATGAAATCACCGGCAATTATCTGATGCAGTTCCACGAATATTTCGAGGGCTATTACGACGGCTACGAACGTGAATTCCGCGGTTTCGGCAAAGTCTGTCAGACCGACAGTGACCTGGAGCCGGGCAAGGCCGAAAGTGGCCACACGGCGCCGATGCGGGTGACACATTGGTTTCATACCGGTAGAAGCATCGATCTGGTCTTGAGCGGCATCTGCGAACTCGACGACGAAAACACGCCACTGGGGTCCACGGTTATTTCAACGTTCGATGCCAAGAACAGAAAGGAGCGTGTTCGGACGCAGCACACAGCCGACGACCATCGCGAAATCGCCTACGCCCTGGCCGGTAGCCCACTGCGCAGCGAGGTCTGTCAGGCAGACGACCCCGCCCCGGCGCGGCTGTTCTCACTGAGCGAATTCCGTTATCGGGTGCGGGTGGTCAACGACAACCCGTCCAGTCTGCTGGTGCTCGAACTGGAAACCCGTACCCATCAATACGAACGCTTCATGGACGACCCCAATTGTCAGCACACCATCAATCAGGAGCTGAACGAGTACGGTCAGTTGACTCGAAGTGTCACGGTCGCCTGTGCTCGCCGTCGCACCGAACTGGACAAACCGCCCTTCGATCGAGAGGACCAGCTTCGAGCCTGGGTGGACAGCCACGACGAGCAGCAACAGTTTTTTTATCTGAGCGAAACACTCGCCGCGTACCTACAACTGACCACTGACGGCCACTGGCTGCTCGGCTTGCCCTGGCGCCAGCGCAGCAACGCGATGAAGCTGCCCAAAGGCGCACTCCCGGGCGGGCTGCAAGCGGCGGACATCAGTTTCGAAAACTTCGAACGGTATAAAGACAGTGCCGAATGGACGACCGCGCGGGAACTGACCTCACTCTTGCAACACACGTATCTGGAGTCAGGGGGCAAGATGCTCTACCCGCCGCTGGCCGGCCCGACCGAGCAGGCCGTGTTCGACAAAAAGGCCCTGGTGGCCTACGACGGCGTCCCGATAGTCATCCGGGACGAACTGACAAAGATCGGCTACACGCCCATGAAACTGTTCTTCCCGGAGGACCCTGAAGAGGATCTGCTGCAAAACCTGTGGTCAGCGCAAAGCGGCTTTTTCACCTACGCCAGCGCCAGCGGTTTCTACCACGTCACCGAGGTGCAACAGACCGCCAGCCATGGTGTGACGCACATAACATGGGATGCAGACCATCTGCTGACCATTGCCATCACCCTGCCGGACGGCTGTGCGACTTCAGTGAAATACGACATGCACACCCTGTTGCCGCAGAGCATCACGGATCCCAACGAGAACATTCAGGAAGTGCTGTACGAACCGGGCGGCCAACCGATTGCCCATAGTTTTCATGGCACCGAAGAGGGGCTGCCGGCCGGTTTTCAGCCGCTGGCCGCTTACCCGCCGCAGTCTGATCTGAGTGTCGAATACGCCCTCGCCCATCCGAAAACCGTAGTGGCATCCGCCGCCAGTGCAGTGCGCACCGAGCTGTTCAGCTGGATGCCCGTTCTCTCGCGCCAGACCCTGTCGCAGAAAAGAAAGGAATGGGTCTCCAACGGCCTGATTCTGCCCGATGGCCACATCCGTGCCTCGGCATTGCGCTGGCTGAACCAGCGCAAAAAACGCACGGCCAGCGAACAGGCCCTGCTCGGTATTATTCACACCGCTCCCAGGCAGCCGGTGCACAGCCTGAGTCTGGTTGCCGACCGCTATCACACCGACCCGCTGCAACAGATTCAGATGACGATCAGCTATACCGACGGTTTTGGCCGCGAGCTGCAAAGCAAACAGCTCGTCCCGCCGGGCGATGCCCTTGTCGCCACGCCCGAAGACGATCTGGTGACCGGCGCCGACGGCAAGCCGGTCGAAATGCCGGCCATTCAGCGCTGGCGGGTCCAGGGGCGTGTGGAATACAACCACAACGGCGAGACCATCCGGGTTTACCGCCCCTACTTTCTCAACACCCATCGCTGCATCAATGACAGTGCGATGCGCAAGCACGGCTACCACGACCAGATGTTCTACGACGCCCTGGGCCGGCCAATCCAGACGATCAACGCTCTTGATTATCTGGCGTTCGACATCCTGCATCCATGGTTCAAGCTCAGTTATGACTTCAATGACACTGATGACACACCGCCGTCGAAACCCGCGAAGGTCCCTTTTAAACAACCTGTCAGAAGGTTGAAAAAGGCTAAATGA
- a CDS encoding RHS repeat-associated core domain-containing protein, producing the protein MAYLRNVAGEAVQTLVTRRLHDVAGRAVGQQDPRLSTVNTTSLFTLDGQVVKLASVDAGVNVTLPGLAGETLQSWDANGNHRRRHHDLQLRLLTLEENGVPEVETRLYATLSADPGHNLRGQMIKLTDPSGSVEFHSFALTGPARQETRTFHDGLALTSHKLFSPLGMLVEHTDAAGHRQQSKFDVAGQLVQVLLGLHGQPDWQTVLQGAQYDAAGRVIEHQAGNGVISHSHYRAADGFLLRRYAQKGSGPALQDFEYEYDPMGNITTLIDNTFTPRFFANQRLDGRRLFAYDSLYRLHSATGYSDRPLTDNPGRPQPSDPADRRNYTQTYEYDKGNNLIKTTHARDGASYTSEVFIDPLSNRGLRWRPGDPPPDFSTRFDSAGNLLALQSGQPMQWNNRNHLASVILVDRNGSGPNDEEHYRYSQGKRVYKRHDSHTAAIDHFHEARYLPGLEIRTRDNGEELHLISLVSGIENVVCLHWVSGKPPNMPADQMRYTLNDHLQSVSMELDQQAQVISHEGYLPFGTTAWMVARSQIEVDYRFIRYSGKEMDIGGLYYYGARYYAPWLGRWIAADPAGDVDGLNLYAFVGNNPLIHVDVTGHESTWFNVLTGFFSFVNISKKASGQLKGMAAAFRDMVPEPSPQDEGGGGGPPLKPEPRGRADVDDAPPDRPVPKGFSRYLAFKAQIENLTLGEYLRSSSGRAAMKAGVKIGSTTGSALGTFIGGIAGLIIGGPLGAVLGAVLGGAIFAILGGVIGYVAMPVIMLRYMKKNVNEGKAREDILESMNNLADHIDIVNVISENLPDPQDLPSELPDDSRGNTGNFFSDIEMGRLLGQVGQLPTEQQVAFAAVVNHRALVQAISRGGAPRTIEVSDTHRAQRPTPKPGNLRTVRLQRQYSETFV; encoded by the coding sequence GTGGCCTATCTGCGCAATGTGGCGGGTGAGGCTGTTCAGACGCTCGTCACCCGCAGGCTCCATGACGTCGCTGGCCGGGCCGTGGGGCAACAGGATCCGCGCCTGTCCACGGTGAATACAACCAGCCTTTTTACGCTGGATGGTCAGGTCGTGAAGCTTGCCAGCGTCGATGCCGGCGTGAACGTCACGTTGCCGGGGCTGGCCGGTGAAACCCTGCAATCCTGGGACGCGAACGGCAACCACCGACGCAGGCATCACGACCTTCAACTGCGCCTTTTGACGCTCGAAGAGAACGGTGTGCCGGAAGTCGAAACCCGGCTGTATGCCACCCTGTCAGCCGACCCTGGTCACAACCTGCGCGGGCAGATGATCAAGCTGACCGACCCGTCCGGCAGTGTCGAATTTCACAGCTTCGCTCTCACAGGCCCCGCTCGACAGGAAACCCGCACTTTTCACGATGGCCTGGCGCTGACCAGCCACAAGTTGTTCAGCCCGCTGGGCATGCTTGTCGAACATACCGATGCCGCCGGGCACCGGCAGCAGTCGAAGTTCGATGTGGCAGGTCAGCTGGTACAAGTGCTGCTCGGGCTGCATGGCCAACCCGACTGGCAAACGGTACTGCAAGGTGCACAGTACGATGCCGCCGGGCGGGTCATCGAACACCAGGCCGGCAATGGCGTGATCAGCCATTCGCACTATCGCGCCGCCGACGGTTTCCTGCTGCGTCGCTACGCACAAAAGGGGTCAGGGCCGGCGCTTCAGGATTTCGAATATGAATACGATCCGATGGGCAATATCACGACCCTCATCGATAACACCTTCACGCCGCGTTTTTTCGCCAACCAGCGGCTCGACGGTCGTCGCCTGTTCGCCTATGACTCACTCTACCGACTGCACAGCGCGACCGGATACAGCGACAGGCCCCTGACAGACAACCCGGGCCGGCCCCAACCGTCCGACCCTGCTGATCGGCGCAATTACACGCAAACCTATGAGTACGACAAGGGCAACAACCTCATCAAAACCACTCATGCACGCGACGGCGCCAGTTACACCAGCGAGGTGTTCATAGATCCACTCAGCAACCGGGGTTTGCGCTGGAGGCCCGGAGATCCGCCACCAGACTTCAGCACTCGGTTCGACAGCGCCGGCAACCTGCTGGCCCTGCAGTCTGGCCAGCCGATGCAATGGAACAATCGCAATCATCTGGCGTCGGTCATCCTGGTAGACCGCAACGGCAGTGGCCCGAATGACGAAGAGCATTACCGCTACAGTCAGGGCAAGCGAGTCTACAAACGCCACGACAGCCACACAGCGGCCATCGATCACTTCCATGAGGCGCGCTATCTGCCGGGGCTGGAGATTCGCACCCGAGACAATGGCGAAGAATTACATCTGATCTCCCTCGTCAGCGGCATCGAAAACGTGGTTTGCCTGCACTGGGTCAGCGGTAAACCGCCGAACATGCCGGCCGATCAAATGCGCTACACCCTCAATGATCACCTGCAGTCCGTATCCATGGAACTCGATCAACAGGCGCAGGTGATCAGTCATGAAGGTTACTTGCCCTTCGGCACCACCGCCTGGATGGTGGCGCGATCACAGATCGAGGTGGACTACCGCTTTATCCGCTACTCGGGCAAGGAAATGGATATCGGCGGGCTGTACTACTACGGTGCGCGTTACTACGCCCCCTGGCTGGGCCGCTGGATCGCCGCCGATCCGGCGGGAGATGTGGACGGACTGAATCTTTACGCGTTTGTCGGCAACAACCCGCTGATCCATGTCGATGTCACAGGTCACGAAAGTACGTGGTTTAACGTGCTCACGGGCTTCTTTTCGTTCGTGAACATATCGAAAAAAGCGTCGGGACAGCTCAAGGGAATGGCAGCAGCTTTCAGAGATATGGTGCCTGAACCTTCACCGCAAGATGAAGGTGGTGGCGGTGGCCCACCTCTAAAGCCGGAGCCACGTGGTCGAGCGGATGTAGATGACGCCCCTCCCGACAGGCCGGTGCCAAAAGGTTTTAGCCGATATCTTGCTTTCAAGGCACAGATTGAAAATCTTACGCTCGGCGAGTATCTGCGTTCTTCGTCCGGTCGGGCCGCCATGAAGGCCGGTGTGAAGATTGGCTCCACAACAGGCTCGGCGCTGGGTACTTTTATCGGTGGAATTGCGGGCTTGATAATCGGTGGCCCGCTGGGCGCCGTCCTGGGTGCCGTGCTCGGAGGCGCGATTTTCGCAATCCTGGGTGGGGTGATCGGCTATGTGGCGATGCCCGTCATCATGCTCAGGTACATGAAGAAGAACGTAAACGAGGGAAAAGCCAGGGAAGACATTCTGGAGTCCATGAATAATCTGGCCGACCATATCGACATCGTCAACGTGATAAGTGAAAACCTCCCTGATCCGCAGGATCTGCCTTCCGAACTACCTGATGACTCCAGAGGTAATACGGGCAATTTCTTTTCGGACATCGAAATGGGCCGCCTGCTTGGGCAAGTCGGGCAACTCCCTACAGAACAACAGGTGGCGTTTGCAGCAGTGGTGAATCACCGGGCATTGGTGCAGGCCATTTCAAGAGGTGGCGCCCCTCGAACGATAGAGGTGAGCGATACGCACCGCGCGCAAAGGCCAACGCCAAAACCAGGAAACCTGAGAACCGTCAGGCTTCAGCGCCAGTATTCCGAAACATTCGTCTGA
- a CDS encoding RHS repeat-associated core domain-containing protein → MNASVHYLTPTMSVSGPRGEAVRQVDYLRKVAGEEVRALINRLQYDVVGHLVEQQDPRLPKPNTTTVFKLDGIAVKARNVDGGADTLLPGLGDELLQHWDANGNHREMSYDPQLRLSSVTENGITGFESFSYGSVSADPTHNLRGQMTALSDPSGTVQFNSFNMRGQSTEEIRTFKDGKICTGRQRFSAMGALLQTTDAGGHVQLSTFDIAGQLAQVQLQLSGQNVQPILNGADYNAAGQITEQRHGNGVNSHWHYREADGRLLRQSAQKASEPPVQDFEYAYDAAGIITRIIDHTYTPTFFRNQQVDGERTFGYDSVYRLIRATGYSDAPPADNPGRPQPTDPDDRRNYVESFEYDDGNNLKKLTHVREGNTYTREMFIDPSSNRGVRWKAGDPAPDFNALFDRAGNQLALQPGQPMDWNSRHQLKSLILLEHASGPPDQELYHYSQGARVYKRHETHTGTVNHVAEAHYVGSLEIRTRSSGEELHRVTVATGIGEVTCLHWITGKPPGIDADRLCYSHSDHLGSSVTEIDQRAQVISRESYYAFGATSSMAARSQIEADYKFTRYSGKEMDVTGLYYYGARYYAPWLGRWISADPSGDADGMNRYAFVGNNPIFYVDDTGNTKDEAGASGNTGDGKKTIGYKLNRWVGAVKKAQTAAGQMKNIASDFEKLVPEDADIEQVRQDLTFGKYIRSRYGRAAIRKGLGVGGTAGGAIAGVVGGVAALIFPPAAAAAPAIVSVAPAIGMALVPILGYRHLRKGLNRADMLRKAEAVNDTIDLAEEILGAVAGLPDQLNPVADEGPETEMKPEAAPATYEAKMQELFFEQMKTLTPLQQAEIGKLVPGEGAPYFEALSQVLKAANDPSSSPRQTPEVSDPPQEKPTPESMVNKPQLARRRLVMSGL, encoded by the coding sequence ATGAACGCCAGCGTGCACTACCTCACACCAACGATGTCGGTATCCGGCCCTCGTGGCGAGGCTGTCAGACAAGTCGACTACCTGCGCAAAGTAGCCGGCGAGGAAGTGCGAGCGCTCATCAACCGACTGCAATATGACGTTGTTGGCCATCTGGTTGAACAGCAGGATCCGCGCTTACCAAAGCCCAATACAACGACCGTGTTCAAGTTAGATGGCATAGCGGTCAAGGCCCGGAACGTCGACGGTGGCGCGGACACGCTTCTGCCCGGACTCGGCGACGAGCTTTTGCAGCATTGGGATGCCAACGGCAATCACCGGGAGATGAGCTACGACCCGCAACTTCGTCTGAGCAGCGTCACAGAAAACGGGATAACCGGATTCGAAAGCTTCAGCTACGGCAGCGTTTCGGCCGACCCGACGCACAACCTGCGCGGACAAATGACAGCGCTGAGCGATCCATCGGGTACGGTGCAATTCAACAGCTTCAACATGCGTGGCCAGTCAACGGAAGAAATCCGCACCTTCAAGGACGGCAAGATCTGCACCGGCCGCCAGCGTTTCAGCGCCATGGGTGCACTGCTGCAAACCACCGACGCCGGCGGGCATGTTCAACTTTCCACCTTCGACATCGCCGGGCAGCTTGCTCAAGTGCAACTGCAACTCAGCGGACAAAATGTTCAGCCGATCTTGAATGGCGCGGATTACAACGCCGCCGGCCAGATCACCGAACAACGGCACGGCAACGGTGTAAACAGCCACTGGCATTACCGCGAGGCCGACGGACGTCTGCTTCGACAGTCCGCGCAAAAGGCTTCGGAACCGCCGGTTCAGGATTTCGAGTATGCATATGACGCAGCAGGGATCATCACTCGCATCATCGATCACACCTACACACCGACGTTTTTCCGCAACCAACAGGTCGACGGTGAACGCACATTTGGCTATGACTCGGTGTACCGCCTGATCCGCGCCACCGGTTACAGCGACGCCCCGCCTGCGGACAACCCCGGACGGCCGCAACCCACCGATCCCGATGACCGACGCAACTATGTCGAGTCTTTCGAATACGACGACGGCAACAACCTGAAAAAACTGACCCACGTGCGCGAGGGCAACACCTACACCCGCGAGATGTTCATCGACCCGTCCAGCAATCGCGGTGTGCGCTGGAAAGCGGGAGACCCGGCACCTGACTTCAACGCCCTGTTCGACCGCGCCGGTAATCAACTGGCCCTGCAACCCGGGCAGCCGATGGACTGGAACAGCCGCCATCAGCTGAAATCGCTGATCCTCCTGGAGCACGCCAGCGGCCCGCCCGATCAGGAGTTGTATCACTACAGCCAGGGTGCAAGGGTCTATAAGCGCCACGAAACCCACACAGGCACAGTCAACCATGTTGCTGAAGCGCATTACGTGGGGAGTCTGGAAATCCGCACCCGAAGCAGCGGAGAAGAATTGCACAGGGTCACTGTCGCCACCGGCATCGGCGAGGTGACGTGCCTGCACTGGATCACCGGCAAACCACCTGGTATCGATGCTGATCGGTTGTGTTATTCCCATTCCGACCATTTGGGATCGAGCGTTACGGAGATTGATCAACGGGCGCAGGTGATCAGCCGCGAAAGCTACTACGCCTTCGGCGCTACCTCGTCGATGGCGGCCCGCTCGCAGATCGAAGCGGACTACAAGTTCACCCGCTATTCGGGCAAGGAAATGGATGTCACCGGGCTTTATTACTACGGAGCACGGTATTACGCGCCATGGCTGGGGCGCTGGATCAGCGCCGACCCCAGCGGCGATGCGGATGGAATGAATCGGTATGCGTTTGTCGGCAACAATCCGATTTTCTATGTGGACGACACCGGCAACACGAAAGACGAAGCCGGCGCCTCCGGCAACACCGGTGACGGCAAAAAAACCATTGGTTATAAGCTGAATAGATGGGTTGGCGCCGTTAAAAAAGCGCAAACAGCCGCAGGACAGATGAAAAACATCGCATCCGATTTTGAGAAACTGGTTCCTGAAGACGCCGATATCGAGCAGGTTCGCCAAGACCTCACGTTTGGAAAATACATCAGGTCCCGGTACGGCAGGGCTGCCATACGAAAAGGCTTAGGTGTCGGCGGTACTGCGGGAGGGGCTATCGCCGGCGTTGTCGGCGGCGTTGCTGCCCTCATTTTTCCCCCCGCCGCCGCCGCCGCCCCCGCCATCGTGAGTGTCGCGCCGGCTATCGGCATGGCCCTCGTACCGATATTAGGTTACCGCCACTTGAGGAAAGGCCTGAACAGGGCGGACATGTTGCGCAAAGCCGAAGCCGTGAACGACACCATCGACCTCGCTGAAGAAATCCTGGGCGCCGTTGCTGGACTACCCGATCAACTGAATCCAGTAGCGGATGAAGGCCCGGAAACGGAAATGAAGCCCGAGGCCGCTCCCGCTACCTATGAGGCAAAGATGCAGGAATTGTTCTTTGAGCAAATGAAGACACTCACTCCTCTGCAGCAGGCGGAAATTGGCAAATTGGTCCCAGGCGAAGGCGCCCCGTACTTCGAGGCATTGAGCCAAGTGCTGAAGGCTGCCAACGATCCGTCCTCTTCGCCCCGGCAGACGCCGGAGGTCAGCGACCCTCCACAAGAAAAACCAACACCTGAATCGATGGTAAACAAGCCTCAACTCGCTCGGCGCAGGCTTGTAATGTCGGGTCTTTGA